A genomic window from Streptomyces sp. WMMC940 includes:
- a CDS encoding sensor histidine kinase, with protein MRFPIPARVLDALTVLLAASASVVAVQLTVRGYELFPQLTFGPLGTSLDMLELSRMPVQEAVAVLACLALLWRHRRPTPLAVGLIVAGAFLPLAVPAMVALFSVAVHRPPQTTVRVAVLALAPAPLFYTGVVYRAWPFLSLDTLIPGLVSVALVAVVVGWGLFVRALHERAERAEAEAALRAERAQRAAREEIAREMHDVLAHRLSLLSVHAGALEFHPGAPEHEVEHAAGVIRESAHRALQDLRTVIGVLRAPTAEETGAPRPQPALADLTRLAQESRQAGMCVQLEQRIAQPDAVPELTGRTVYRIAQEGLTNARKHAPGVPVQLEIGGGPGDGVTVEVRNRAPRPGARPSIPGSGQGLIGLAERTALAGGRLEHGRSGKHFELRAWLPWSA; from the coding sequence ATGCGCTTCCCCATCCCCGCGAGAGTCCTCGACGCGCTCACGGTCCTGCTCGCGGCATCGGCGTCCGTCGTCGCGGTTCAGTTGACCGTCCGCGGCTACGAACTGTTTCCGCAACTCACGTTCGGGCCGCTCGGCACCTCGCTCGACATGCTGGAGCTCTCGCGCATGCCCGTCCAGGAAGCGGTCGCGGTGCTCGCCTGCCTGGCCCTGTTGTGGCGGCACCGACGGCCGACCCCACTGGCCGTCGGACTGATCGTGGCCGGCGCGTTCCTCCCGCTCGCCGTCCCGGCGATGGTGGCGCTGTTCTCGGTTGCCGTCCACCGGCCGCCGCAGACCACGGTCCGGGTCGCGGTTCTCGCTCTGGCCCCTGCGCCCCTCTTCTACACCGGGGTCGTGTACCGGGCCTGGCCCTTCCTGAGCCTCGACACGCTGATCCCCGGGCTGGTGTCCGTGGCCCTGGTGGCGGTGGTGGTCGGGTGGGGGCTATTCGTCCGCGCCCTGCACGAGCGTGCCGAGCGGGCGGAGGCCGAGGCGGCCCTGCGTGCCGAGCGGGCACAGCGGGCGGCCCGCGAGGAGATAGCGCGCGAGATGCACGACGTGCTGGCGCACCGGCTGTCCCTGCTGAGCGTGCACGCGGGGGCCCTCGAGTTTCATCCGGGGGCCCCGGAGCACGAAGTCGAACACGCCGCCGGGGTGATCCGGGAGAGCGCGCACAGGGCACTGCAGGACCTGCGTACCGTCATCGGCGTGCTACGGGCCCCCACGGCCGAGGAGACGGGCGCCCCCCGTCCCCAGCCCGCGCTGGCGGACCTCACGAGGCTGGCGCAGGAATCGCGGCAGGCAGGCATGTGCGTGCAGCTCGAGCAGCGGATCGCGCAGCCGGACGCTGTCCCGGAGCTCACCGGAAGAACCGTCTACCGCATCGCCCAGGAGGGGCTGACGAACGCGCGCAAGCACGCCCCGGGTGTCCCCGTACAGCTCGAGATCGGCGGCGGTCCGGGAGACGGCGTGACGGTGGAGGTCCGCAACCGCGCCCCCCGGCCCGGGGCACGGCCGTCCATACCCGGCAGCGGCCAGGGCCTGATCGGTCTGGCCGAACGCACGGCGCTCGCCGGGGGGCGACTGGAACACGGCCGCAGCGGGAAGCACTTCGAGCTGCGGGCCTGGCTACCGTGGTCCGCATGA
- a CDS encoding polysaccharide deacetylase family protein, producing MSRNRKAVLLSAVAALAAVIALTATVLWPDRISPWDARVRASVRELPSGAVDCREAKCIALTFDAGPGKDTPRLLDVLKKENVPATFFLLGKNHVVRHPGTVRRIAAEGHEVANHTWSHEILTDRDADVIRRELSLTQEAVERITGHRPTLMRPPQGRTNAEVARICKELGLAQVLWSATAKDYSTTDSALITRRILDAAERDGIILLHDIYDGTVPAVPGIITELKERGYTFVTVPQLLAPGVAEPGEVYKP from the coding sequence ATGTCCCGGAACAGGAAGGCCGTCCTGCTGAGTGCGGTGGCCGCCCTCGCCGCTGTGATCGCCCTCACCGCGACAGTCCTCTGGCCCGATCGCATCTCGCCCTGGGATGCGAGGGTCCGCGCCTCGGTCCGCGAGCTCCCCTCCGGTGCCGTCGACTGCCGGGAGGCCAAGTGCATAGCCCTCACCTTCGACGCCGGCCCCGGCAAGGACACCCCGCGTCTGCTGGACGTTCTCAAGAAGGAGAACGTGCCGGCGACCTTCTTCCTCCTCGGCAAGAACCACGTGGTGCGACACCCGGGCACAGTGCGGCGTATCGCCGCCGAGGGCCATGAGGTCGCCAACCACACCTGGTCCCATGAGATCCTCACCGACCGGGACGCCGATGTGATACGCCGGGAGCTCTCCCTGACCCAGGAGGCCGTCGAGAGGATCACCGGACACCGGCCCACCCTGATGCGTCCGCCGCAGGGGCGTACGAACGCTGAAGTGGCCCGGATCTGCAAGGAGCTGGGTTTGGCGCAGGTGCTGTGGAGCGCCACCGCGAAGGACTACTCCACGACGGACTCGGCACTCATCACCCGCCGGATCCTGGACGCCGCCGAGCGCGACGGCATCATCCTGCTGCACGACATCTACGACGGGACCGTCCCGGCCGTGCCGGGCATCATCACGGAGCTGAAGGAGCGGGGCTACACCTTCGTGACCGTGCCGCAGCTCCTGGCACCGGGCGTCGCCGAGCCGGGCGAGGTCTACAAGCCGTGA
- a CDS encoding PadR family transcriptional regulator: MVAVEPGWLRGVLPLALAAVLAEGDRHGYALVQELTVRGFGTVRGGALYPVLGRLESEGVVEARWEPGEGGPGRKVYRLTDVGRARLREETSGWKQFSCAMDQLLARDAEELP; this comes from the coding sequence ATGGTCGCTGTGGAGCCCGGCTGGTTGCGTGGGGTGCTGCCACTGGCGCTCGCTGCCGTGCTCGCCGAAGGGGACCGGCACGGATATGCGCTGGTGCAGGAGCTGACTGTCCGTGGATTCGGCACGGTCCGCGGCGGCGCCCTTTATCCGGTGCTCGGCAGGCTCGAGTCCGAAGGAGTGGTGGAGGCGCGGTGGGAGCCGGGTGAGGGCGGGCCGGGACGCAAGGTCTACCGGCTCACCGATGTGGGACGAGCCCGGCTGCGTGAAGAGACCTCCGGCTGGAAGCAGTTCTCCTGCGCTATGGACCAACTCCTGGCCCGGGACGCGGAGGAGTTGCCGTGA